The Cytobacillus firmus genome segment GGATTCTGCCTTCTTCATCAATATCGGCCGGGGTGAGATTGTAAAGGAAAGAGATTTGATCGACGCACTGCAGAACGGACTGATTGCCGGTGCAGGGCTTGATGTATTTGAAAAAGAACCGCTTTCTGAAAACAGCCCGCTATGGGAGCTTGATAATGTCATCGTTACTCCGCACACAGCCGGATCGACAGAACACTATACCAAACGTGTAATTGAAGATATATTTATTCCCAATTTAAAAGAGTATATAAAAAGCGGTAAACCAGGCATTAATCTCGTTGATTATCAAAAGGGATATTAATAGAGAGGGCAGGTGACAGGCACCTATACCACTTTGTCTAACTGGTATAGGTACCTGTCACCAGATTACGTTACATATACCGGCTACTTTCTTTTCTCCGCTTCCTGAATACTAAATCCTCCAATGCTCCAGATCCTGAAAGGACACCTCCCACAATGAGAACCAGCCCAAGCAAGTGGTTGATGGTGATAACTTCACCAAGGATCAGCGCCGATCCTGCCAGTGAGAAGAAGGTGTTCAGGTTTAAAAATATACTGGCTTCTGCCGGCCCGATATTACGGATGGCTGTGTTATATACCATATGGCCGACAGCTGTTGCCAATACGGCAGATGCGGCAAATGCAGCCCAAACATGGGCAGGAGCTTCCGCTAGGCCCTTAAGCCCGCCAGGTTCCATTACGCCCGCCAGTCCAAACAGGATCACTCCTCCAAAAACCAGCATATAGCCTGTCAGCAATCGCGGATCAAGCGTTTTCGAGGCCTTGCTGATCACAATGAAGCTAAGAGCCTGTGATAGAATGGACAGGAACACAAAGAAATCGCCCGGAGTTAAGCTCGATACCCCTTTATTTCCTGAAAGAACAATAAAAGTCATGCCTGCACCGCCAAGCAGAAAACCAAGCACCTGGATGCCTGTAGGCTTGTGTCGCAGCAGAATGGAAGACAGTATCGCTGTCAAAAGAGGACCCGCACCTAATATAAGCCCTCCATTCACCGCACTTGTCCCCGTCAGGCCTATTGCCAGAAAAAGATGGTGGCTGACAACACTCAGAAGGCCGCCAAAAACAATGTACAAGATCTCCCTCACGCTCGGCTTCCTCACTTTTCCCATTATGCCTAATATTAAAAACACCGTTATGCCTGCAGTTAATATTCGCAGAGATGTAATCGAAACCGGAGGAAAATAACTGACAAGAATCTTAATTATGCTTACATTCAATCCCCACACAGCCATGATGGAAGTGAGCAGAATGTATATTTTTATGTTCTTCACATCGATCCTTCTTTCCAAAAAATCCACATTCATAATTTGTATCATTTTATCATATTTAAAATGGGAATATGTCTATTTAAAGCTTTAAAAAGCGAAAGTGAACAGACATAAAAAACACCCCTTCTGGACAAAATAACCATCAGCAGAATGAAGGGAGGGACCTGTTTGTCATCCACTCAAGATAAATTCTTCAAAAAGCTAGTTGCTATTTTTCGATGGATGAACAAACGTGAAACACACAAGTAAAAGAGCAGCCTCCCATCAAAGGAACGGCTGCTCTTCTGCTTATTTTACATCTAACTCGTGAACCATCTCAGGTGCTGCTTTCATTTTATGCTTCTTTTTCGGCTTAGGGCCCATGTTATCAAAACGCGCCTTATCATAAATGGCGGCACCCACAATTTCTGCTACATCCTGAAGCTTTTCCTTGCTGATTTTATCAATTGTATCTTCTGGAGAATGGTACCACGGCTCAGTAGGGCTGTGAATGAATAATGCGGCCGGGATGCCCGCTTCCGCGAATGGAACATGATCACTTCTGCCGCCCTGATATACTGGTGTCGGCTCACCGTTCAGCCTTTCACTTGATGATTGTGATAGCTCTGTTACCAGATTTTCTTTTCCATCCAATGTCATCATCACTAAATCGCCTGCATCCTTGCTTCCAACCATATCAAGATTAAAGTTCGCAATCGTCCTGCTGATCTCATCGTCAGAAAGACTGTCAACATAATGATAGGATCCAATCAATCCCAGCTCCTCTGCTCCGAATGTAACGAAGCGGATTTCTGTATCAGTCGGAATATCCTTAAACACCCGTGCCAGTTCTATAGTCATCGCTGTTCCGGAAGCATCGTCATTCGCCCCAGGCGCACCGGCTACAGAATCATGGTGTGAACCGACTACAATAATGTCATCGTTCGCTTTCTTTTTGTTGGTGGGTTTCTTTGTGGCAATCACGTTATGGGAAACTTTTTCTCCTGCCTCCGCACCTTCAATGGTCAGGGAAGCTGTTAAGGTTTCACCGCTCTCCAGCAAAGCAAGAATGGCCTCACCTTCAGCTTTTGACAGGGCTAAGGCCGGAACATACTCTTCATTATGCTCTCCAAGCGTGCCGCTCAACGGACCCTCTGAGTTATTAAAAACAATTACACCTGCAGCTCCTTTTTCAGCTGCATTTAGTACTTTCTCAGCAAAAGAAATGGAACCTCGCTGAATTAGGGCAATTTTGCCTGTGAGATCAGCACCTTCCAGTTCTTCGACTGTGCCCAGACCGGCAAATGTCAGCTCCCCGCTCACATCCCCATTGACTGAATAGGTAAAGGGTCTTGGCTGAAGTTCTCCTTCATAGCCGTCAATGGTCACTTCCATACTGCTTGGAGGTGTATATCCATAAAACGTGAATGGCTGAATCTCCGTTTCATAGCCATAGGACTCGAACTGGCTTTTAATATACTGAACCGCGTTATACTCCGATTCCGTACCGGCTACACGCGGGGTTTGTGAAAGATAATCAATATTATTATAGATATTTTGTGCATTAATTTTATTGACTACCTTCTTATCGAATACATTTACCGGCTGGTTCTGTTTTGCTGGCTGTGCAAAAGCTGCTTGTGCTCCCACTGCCCCAAAAACAAGAGTTGAAGCTAATGCCACTTTTAAAATTGGTTTCCTCATCTAGTACCTCCAATAGAATAATAGATTCCGCTCATTAAATATTATAATGTTTCGAAAACTCTTATAAGGGTACAAGATACCAGAAGCCCGTAGGTACAAAAATCTATATTTTGGATATATTGCTATTTTTAGTAAATTCCTAATAGGAAGAATAGACAAAAAGAAGGCTGCTCCATGCAAGCCTTCTCCCATTCTATTTCATTAAATCATGGTCCACATAACGCTCGCCGTTCAATTCACTGATTACGTTAATCGCCACTTTCGCACCGTCTCCAGCTGTAATGATTGTATGGACGCTGACTCCTGCAATAGTTCCGGCTGCCCAAATGCCATCAACATTCGTCTTTCCGTCAGCATCAGCATCCAGAACCGTTTTAATGCGAGGCTCAGTCCCTGCTTTAGTCTTCAATCCGGCTTTTTCAGCTAAATCAGTTGAAAGACCCGCTGCTATAATCACATGTTTCGCTGAGTATGATTTTTCTCCTGCTGTTACAGTAAAACCAGTTTCAGCTTTTTCAATGTTATCAACCGTTCCTTCTGTGATCTCTGCCCCAAACTTAACAGCTTGCTTTTTGCCTGTTTCAATGAGTTCCGGACCAGTGATTTCCATAACACCATAATGATTTTCAACCCATGCCCGTTTAGTAATGCTTTTATCATTATCCACAACTACTACCTTCTTGCCCGCTTTGGCGGCAAATAGCGCAGCACTTGCACCGGCAGGACCTGCACCCACAATTAAAATATCAAACATCCATACTTCCTCCTTTAACCCATTATTTACTTATAGTTTATCTAAGTTAATAATAATTGTAAAATAATGTGATTTGAGGAAAATGGTTCATTTTAGTCTTCATCTTTGATATCCCGGTCCTCCGGTATCGGCTCATTTAAAATTTCCTCTACCATTTCTCTGTATTTTTTCACCTGCTTAAGATGGGCATTAAACTGTTCCTTGTATACTAAATACTGTTCTCCATCATAAATGGCGCGTATTTTCTTTTGCTGAATCAGGCTTTCTACGTATGGCTCAGAGTAAGATAAATACTCTGCGGTTTCTTTAATGGTCAGATACATGCTTGTTCTTCCCTTTCTTTCCTTTTTAATATGATTTTACTAGTTTCCTGGCACTAGAAGACTCTGGTAAAATCATATAAAATAGAATCTATGAATAATGTTCATATGCAACCTGTATATTCTATTATTATACGCGAAAAATACAAATTTGACTGATTTCCATCTTTTTTTCAGCCAAATAGAGAAAAGGAGAAATATAAGCTAATGAATAAAAAAAGGTATTGGGCTTATATGTGATCATCAGCCTTATTTGGGTATTCGGAACGAATTATCTTTTGCATATGCTTGAGCCTTCTTCTCTTGTCAGTTTTCTATTCAGAGCAAAAGAATTTCTGTACATCATCGCTACAGGGTGGCTGCTCTATTATTTTATTGGCAAAAGAGATGAGCTCAGCGCCTCAAGAGAAGATGAAAAGCGCCTTTCCACTTTAATCAATTCAATGGTGGACTTTGTTAATTTCAAAGACGGTCAAGGCCGCTGGATTGAGTCTAATGAATTTGGACTTAAACTATTCAATCTCGAAAACGTCGATTATAAAGGCAAGAAGGACTCTGAGCTGGCCGAGTACACTGATTTTTATGCAGATGCACTTCGCTACTGCGAAACTTCAGATGAAGAAACCTGGAGAAACGGTAAAATTACCCGCCTTGAAGAGGTTATTCCTTTGCCTGATGGAACCGAAAAAACGTTCGATACAATTAAAGTACCGCTATTCCATGCAGACGGAAGCCGCAAAGGACTGGTTATTATCGGCCGGGACATTACAGAAAGAAAGCATGTGGAGAAGCTTCTTGCTGAAAGCCAGCAGCAATATAAATCACTGTTTGAATATAATACCGAGATTGTCTTTATGACAGACCTTCACGGCACACTTACGAAAGTTAATCCACAATTCAAAGCCGTGACAGGATACAGCCCTGATGAAACATTGGGCAAAAAAATCAATGAAATCATACCTGTCCCTTATAAAATGAAGGCCATAAAGGATTTTACAGACATCCTGGAGGATAAACAGCCAAAGACCTGTGAGTTTGAGTTCAATCATAAAGATGGAAGCAAACTCACTATTCAATGCACTGCCCTTCCGCTTATTGTGAACGGCCAAATTGCCGGAGTTATCGGATATGGAAAAGATGTGACAAAGCTCCGTCAGGCTGAAGAAAGACTCCGCCGCACCGAAAAGCTTTCTGTGGTTGGCGAGCTTTCTGCAAGTGTGGCACATGAAATCAGAAACCCTCTGACATCTTTAAAAGGCTTTGTGCAGCTGATGCAGCTGGAAGATGAAAAGCATCAGTTCTATTATCAGATCATGCAGGAAGAACTCGACCGGATCAACCATATTGTCGGCGAGCTTCTGCTCCTTGCCAAGCCTCAGGACATTTGTTTTACAAAGGCAGATGTTCAAAAAATCCTGTTTAATGTCATTTCGCTTTTAAAAACTGAAGCCAGCATGCACAATGTCCAGATTGAATTTCTGTTAAAATCGGATGTGTTTATGATTGAATGTGAACCCAATCAGCTAAAGCAGCTTTTTATTAATATCATAAAAAATGCCATCGAGGCATCTAAAGATGGCGGCAAAGTAACCGTTACACTTCTGGCGGATGACCACCAGCTGACTATCCTGGTTAAGGATACCGGCTGCGGCATGTCGGAAGATCGCCTGAATAAAATCGGTGAACCTTTTTATTCTTCCAAGGAGAAGGGAACAGGTCTCGGGCTCACAGTCAGCTTTAAGATTGTCCAATCCCATAATGGTTCCATTCATTTCAATAGTGAGAAAGAGAAAGGAACAGAAGCTGTCATCAAGCTTCCTGTAAGGAAACAAACACCTGCTCCTGAAACTGAATTAACCGTTTAAACAGCAAAAGAGCGATGTTCAATCAAACGTTTGATTGAACATCGCTCTTCTTTTAATTCCCCTTAATCTCCAGCAGCTTTACTCTTAAGTTATTTTCCATATTAGCCAGGTCGTGTTCTGCCTGCCGGCGCTTATTCCTGCCTTCTTCCTGGATCCTTAAGGTTTCTTCAAGAGTAGAGATCAAATTCTCCTGTGTTTTCTTTAACGTTTCGATATCGACAAGGCCCCGCTCATTTTCACGTGCCGTTTCTATTGTATTCACTTTAAGCATCTCCGCATTTTTTAATAGAAGATCATTTGTGGTTTTTGAAACCTTCTTCTGGGCTTCGACTGCATGGCGCTGGCGTAGCAGTGTCAAGGCAATGGCCACCTGATTTTTCCAAAGCGGGATGGCAGTCATGATGGAAGACTGGATTTTTTCAACCAATGCCTGATTGGTATTCTGTATCAGGCGGATCTGCGGCGCACTTTGAATCGTTATTTCACGGCTCAGCTTCAAGTCATAAAGGCGCTTATCCAGGCGATCGGCAAACTGGATCATATCGTTTACTTCCTGGAATTTCATCTGATCATTTGACTCTTCTGCCTTCTTTTTCAGCTCGGGAATCGTCTTTTCATGAAGCTCCTCAAGCTTTAGTTCTCCAGCTGCAATATAAACATTTAACGCATGAAAATACTCTTTATTATTATCATAGAGCTTATCTAACATGACAATGTCGGAAAGAAGCGCATTCTTGCTTCTCTCCAATTTGACGCTGATGCGGTCGATTTGAGCTCCTGTTTTCTGATATTTGGACAAGACTTCCTGAACAGAACCCGAAATCTTTCCGAACATACGCGCAAAAAAGGATGATTTCTCCGGCTTCAGCTCATCCGGATTCACATCGCTGAATTTTTTCATCAGATCATTAATAATCGTCCCTACTTCACCAACGTCCTTTTTCTGAACATGCTCAAGCATAGTATGGGAGAACGATAACAGCTTTGATTGAGCTGGTGTTCCGTAAGAGATCATTGCCTGATGATTGGCCGGATCGATTTGCTTTGCAAGCTGATAGGCCTTTTCGCGGTTTTCTTCCGGAATTACATCTATCAGCCTTGTCCGCTTTTCCGATTGCAGCGGCGAGGAAGCAGGCTGCTGATTTTCCCCAAAAGGATCTGCCAGCAAATCCTCCATTAAATCAGTGTTTTTTAACAGGGATGGTTTTTCTTCAGTCATTTTAATCTCCTGCTTTCATCATGAATTCTTGATTCTTTTATCTTCTCAATCGAATTCCTGGCAACATCAATTTCAAGATGAAGCTGATCAATATCTTCCGCGATAACCCGGTGAAGATCTTCCTCCACATGATGGGTAAGTGCATCAAGTGTACGTCTCGTTTCCTGGAGGGACTGATCCAGTTCACGCGATTTTCTCGGCTGGGAAGATAGAAAGACATACTTTTCCGCCAGCTCCACAGCAGAATCCAAATGGGAAAAATAAAACTGCTCCGCCTGATAAAACCGTTTCGGCTCATTTCTGGTCAGTCTGTAAATCCTCCTCGTCACCCTCATGAACTCCATGCGCTGCTTCAGCGTCGGGAAATGACGAATCGAGAACATCGCTTTATGCAGACGGGTTATTTTGCGGCGCGCCTCATCAAGATTTCGCTTTATATATTGGTATTCCCTTTTCGTCAATCCATGCTTTTTCAAAAAGCGGCGGCGCTGAATCAATCCCCCGGCCCAATAAGTGAGCAGCCCGGCTCCAGCTCCATAAACCCCTGACAGAAAAAATGTTTGCCCGAAAGCAAAGTAACTGGCCAGCCAGACACTGACAGACAACGGAACAGCCGTCAGCAGGCGAAAAGCAAATGCTAAAAAGGAATTCATATTTATCGACTCCTACTCATAGTCCTACTTATTTATACGTAATTGATAAACCTAAAGTTTCATCCCCAGACATCTTTCACAAAAAAGGCATATATCCTTAGATCTATTAAAACACTTTTAAAAAACTTCTCAAGTTATACGATACAAAATAACACGATTGCCCGCCATAGACCACAAAAGTAATCCTTGCTAAGACCTGAGACGTATTTCTGTAAAAAAAGCACCTGCGGAAATTTTCCCGCAGGTGCTTTACGGCTATTTAACCGCCAATGCACGCTTGCCCATGGCATTGTAGATCTTAATGAACTTCTCTTTTGGCATTTTAACATCTTTTTTAACAGCTTCACTGTCATTAAAATAAACATAATCGGCATCCACACCGGTTACGACAATACAGTGCAGAGGTGTCGGTGCACTGATTGTTTTGCCGGCAGGCGTTTTCCAGGTTCTTTTATTCGGCATTTCATGGCTGATTGTAAACCATGCCAGGACAGGGTTACCCTCTGAAACAGCCTTTTCTATTTCTGAGAAATCTTTTCCGGTCAGATTTACACCGCCTGGACGATACTGGTCAAGCAGCTTTTTCAACGGCCCCGGGTTTATCGTATGGCCGTTGCCAAAAGGTGTTCCAACGAACCCGACATCAGGGTCCCCCCAGGTTTTAATCGACCCGTCTGCATTTCTTACCAGCTTGGTTGAGTCATATGGCATCTTTTTTGCCAGTGTGGTTTTGCTGACGTTCACTCCATAAAATTTCAGTGCCATTGCAAGGGAAGTGACTTCACATCCGCTTGGCAGCTCCGGCCGCTGGGCAATGAGCGGCACATTAATCTTGGACAGGCGGGCATCACTGGCTTTCACATAATCACCGCTGACATAACCCGTTCCGCCATTGTAGGAAATTTTATACCAGCCATTGCTTTCCTTATGTATAACATTCAATACAGATCCGTTCTTCAAGGACCCTATTTTCCCATAATTTGTACCCGGACCTTTCCGGACATTTAATGACGTAGCATCCACCCGGTAAAGCTTTTCACTTGTTTTGACATACTGGCCGCTGACATAGCCTGTTTTGCCATTGTAGTTAATTTTGTACCAGCCGTTTGCAAGTCGTTCAATCGCCTGAATACTGCTTCCTTGGGCCAGGCTCCCAATCCGGCTGTAATTTGTTCCCGGACCGGAACGGACATTCAGACTGGTTGCATCCACTGTGTAAGTAGCGGAAGCCGCTTCTGCCACTGCCTCGTTTGAAAAGCTCGGAATTGACGGCGACAAGACTCCTCCTGCCAAAATAGCTGCAGCAACAGTCCCTTTTAATATAGCTCTGTTTCCATATGAACCTCTTAAGATTGCCATATACTTTCCTCCATATCCTTAAATCGATTCTGTCGAATTTTGCGGACTACTCTAAAAATAAAGATTCGTAAACTTCAAGTCTACCTCTTTGGGACTGGAAAAATTTTATTGATTCTAATGAATCAGTTTTTATTTGCTTATTTAGCAGAGTCAGTATATTTGGCATCTGTATATATTCCTTTTTGAAAATGTTTATTTATAAAAAATGCAGGGAATAAGCTCTTGTACTAATTTATTTACATCTTGGAGGAAGCATAATGAATAAGCACTATTTTTATATAGTTATTTTATTAATAGGATCGATTGTATTTCCTTCCTCAGGATATGCAGAGCATTTGATTGGGAAGGAAAATAAGGTTGTGGTGATTTCCTTTGATGGAATGAGAAACGATCTGACAAAAGAGTTTGTAAAGGACGGCAAGCTTCCTCATATTAAGTCACTTATGGAGAACGGAGTGGCCGCCAAGGATTCCAAAACCGTAACCCCCTCGCTGACCGCACCATCACATGCGGCCATTGCTTCAGGTGCCGCTCCATCAGAAACCGGCATGGTCAGCAATAAATGGCAGGATCCCACCAAGGAATTGGCCAATGGAGAAAGCGCTTTTCATCAGCCGCTTGATAAAAGCCCGCTTTGGGCAGAAGCCAAAAAGAATGGTAAAACAACGGCCACTGTGCTGTTTCCCGGATCAAACCCTGATGCAGGCGAACAGGCTGATTATGCAGTTTATTATGGTGAAACCTGGGCAGAGAGCTCACTGGATAAGCTTCAGTTCAAAAAAACAGAGAGCTGGAAGCACACCGAAAAAAGCTTTAGCCCTGTGAAGGAATCTATAGTGAAGCTGCCATTGAAAAAAGCAAAGAATAAAGAGATTTACATTTTAGCTTTAGACACTTCGGATGATGGAAAAACCAACTATAACCGCTTCATTTTTTCAAAAAACCGTTCGGCAGACTCCAAAGATGTTATCGTCAATGCCAATGAGTGGGGATCAATCCCTGTTGAAGCGGACGGTGAATCTGCAGGATTTTGGTTTAAGCTGAAGACTGATGCCAGCCTTGAGAAAGCGAGCATTTACCGGACTGCTGTTACATCAGCACTCATTGAAGGTCCGGAAGGGTTTGAAGAGGAGCTGCTATCGGAATTCGGCTTTTTCCCCGTTCAGGATGATACAGAGGCTTTTGAAAAAAAGTGGATTACACGGGAAGAGTACGAAGAAATCGGTTCGCGTTTTGTACACTGGGCAACTGATGTGTCTCTTTATATTAAAGAAAAATACCAGCCCGATCTGCTGATGTTTTATACACCTCAGATTGATTATGAATCACATCATTTCCTGCTGACTGATCCGCGGCAGCCCGGGTACTCAGAGGAAAATTCCAAAAGACATTCGAAATACATTGAATGGGCCTATAAGCTTGCAGATAATGTCGTGGGACAGACGATGGACAGCCTTAGCGAAGAAGACCACCTTCTTGTGGTATCTGATCACGGCATGGAGCCAGTCCACACCATTCTTGCTCCAAACACACTTCTGAAAGAAGCAGGTCTTTTAAAAACAGATAAAAAAGGCAAAGTGGATGAGGAGAACTCCAAAGCAATGGCTGTAGCCAGCGGGTCAGCTGCCCAAATATATCT includes the following:
- a CDS encoding DMT family transporter, translated to MIQIMNVDFLERRIDVKNIKIYILLTSIMAVWGLNVSIIKILVSYFPPVSITSLRILTAGITVFLILGIMGKVRKPSVREILYIVFGGLLSVVSHHLFLAIGLTGTSAVNGGLILGAGPLLTAILSSILLRHKPTGIQVLGFLLGGAGMTFIVLSGNKGVSSLTPGDFFVFLSILSQALSFIVISKASKTLDPRLLTGYMLVFGGVILFGLAGVMEPGGLKGLAEAPAHVWAAFAASAVLATAVGHMVYNTAIRNIGPAEASIFLNLNTFFSLAGSALILGEVITINHLLGLVLIVGGVLSGSGALEDLVFRKRRKESSRYM
- a CDS encoding M28 family peptidase, which translates into the protein MRKPILKVALASTLVFGAVGAQAAFAQPAKQNQPVNVFDKKVVNKINAQNIYNNIDYLSQTPRVAGTESEYNAVQYIKSQFESYGYETEIQPFTFYGYTPPSSMEVTIDGYEGELQPRPFTYSVNGDVSGELTFAGLGTVEELEGADLTGKIALIQRGSISFAEKVLNAAEKGAAGVIVFNNSEGPLSGTLGEHNEEYVPALALSKAEGEAILALLESGETLTASLTIEGAEAGEKVSHNVIATKKPTNKKKANDDIIVVGSHHDSVAGAPGANDDASGTAMTIELARVFKDIPTDTEIRFVTFGAEELGLIGSYHYVDSLSDDEISRTIANFNLDMVGSKDAGDLVMMTLDGKENLVTELSQSSSERLNGEPTPVYQGGRSDHVPFAEAGIPAALFIHSPTEPWYHSPEDTIDKISKEKLQDVAEIVGAAIYDKARFDNMGPKPKKKHKMKAAPEMVHELDVK
- a CDS encoding FAD-dependent oxidoreductase; amino-acid sequence: MFDILIVGAGPAGASAALFAAKAGKKVVVVDNDKSITKRAWVENHYGVMEITGPELIETGKKQAVKFGAEITEGTVDNIEKAETGFTVTAGEKSYSAKHVIIAAGLSTDLAEKAGLKTKAGTEPRIKTVLDADADGKTNVDGIWAAGTIAGVSVHTIITAGDGAKVAINVISELNGERYVDHDLMK
- a CDS encoding excisionase family DNA-binding protein gives rise to the protein MYLTIKETAEYLSYSEPYVESLIQQKKIRAIYDGEQYLVYKEQFNAHLKQVKKYREMVEEILNEPIPEDRDIKDED
- a CDS encoding PAS domain-containing sensor histidine kinase, encoding MIISLIWVFGTNYLLHMLEPSSLVSFLFRAKEFLYIIATGWLLYYFIGKRDELSASREDEKRLSTLINSMVDFVNFKDGQGRWIESNEFGLKLFNLENVDYKGKKDSELAEYTDFYADALRYCETSDEETWRNGKITRLEEVIPLPDGTEKTFDTIKVPLFHADGSRKGLVIIGRDITERKHVEKLLAESQQQYKSLFEYNTEIVFMTDLHGTLTKVNPQFKAVTGYSPDETLGKKINEIIPVPYKMKAIKDFTDILEDKQPKTCEFEFNHKDGSKLTIQCTALPLIVNGQIAGVIGYGKDVTKLRQAEERLRRTEKLSVVGELSASVAHEIRNPLTSLKGFVQLMQLEDEKHQFYYQIMQEELDRINHIVGELLLLAKPQDICFTKADVQKILFNVISLLKTEASMHNVQIEFLLKSDVFMIECEPNQLKQLFINIIKNAIEASKDGGKVTVTLLADDHQLTILVKDTGCGMSEDRLNKIGEPFYSSKEKGTGLGLTVSFKIVQSHNGSIHFNSEKEKGTEAVIKLPVRKQTPAPETELTV
- a CDS encoding toxic anion resistance protein produces the protein MTEEKPSLLKNTDLMEDLLADPFGENQQPASSPLQSEKRTRLIDVIPEENREKAYQLAKQIDPANHQAMISYGTPAQSKLLSFSHTMLEHVQKKDVGEVGTIINDLMKKFSDVNPDELKPEKSSFFARMFGKISGSVQEVLSKYQKTGAQIDRISVKLERSKNALLSDIVMLDKLYDNNKEYFHALNVYIAAGELKLEELHEKTIPELKKKAEESNDQMKFQEVNDMIQFADRLDKRLYDLKLSREITIQSAPQIRLIQNTNQALVEKIQSSIMTAIPLWKNQVAIALTLLRQRHAVEAQKKVSKTTNDLLLKNAEMLKVNTIETARENERGLVDIETLKKTQENLISTLEETLRIQEEGRNKRRQAEHDLANMENNLRVKLLEIKGN
- a CDS encoding 5-bromo-4-chloroindolyl phosphate hydrolysis family protein yields the protein MNSFLAFAFRLLTAVPLSVSVWLASYFAFGQTFFLSGVYGAGAGLLTYWAGGLIQRRRFLKKHGLTKREYQYIKRNLDEARRKITRLHKAMFSIRHFPTLKQRMEFMRVTRRIYRLTRNEPKRFYQAEQFYFSHLDSAVELAEKYVFLSSQPRKSRELDQSLQETRRTLDALTHHVEEDLHRVIAEDIDQLHLEIDVARNSIEKIKESRIHDESRRLK
- a CDS encoding SH3 domain-containing protein translates to MAILRGSYGNRAILKGTVAAAILAGGVLSPSIPSFSNEAVAEAASATYTVDATSLNVRSGPGTNYSRIGSLAQGSSIQAIERLANGWYKINYNGKTGYVSGQYVKTSEKLYRVDATSLNVRKGPGTNYGKIGSLKNGSVLNVIHKESNGWYKISYNGGTGYVSGDYVKASDARLSKINVPLIAQRPELPSGCEVTSLAMALKFYGVNVSKTTLAKKMPYDSTKLVRNADGSIKTWGDPDVGFVGTPFGNGHTINPGPLKKLLDQYRPGGVNLTGKDFSEIEKAVSEGNPVLAWFTISHEMPNKRTWKTPAGKTISAPTPLHCIVVTGVDADYVYFNDSEAVKKDVKMPKEKFIKIYNAMGKRALAVK
- a CDS encoding alkaline phosphatase family protein translates to MNKHYFYIVILLIGSIVFPSSGYAEHLIGKENKVVVISFDGMRNDLTKEFVKDGKLPHIKSLMENGVAAKDSKTVTPSLTAPSHAAIASGAAPSETGMVSNKWQDPTKELANGESAFHQPLDKSPLWAEAKKNGKTTATVLFPGSNPDAGEQADYAVYYGETWAESSLDKLQFKKTESWKHTEKSFSPVKESIVKLPLKKAKNKEIYILALDTSDDGKTNYNRFIFSKNRSADSKDVIVNANEWGSIPVEADGESAGFWFKLKTDASLEKASIYRTAVTSALIEGPEGFEEELLSEFGFFPVQDDTEAFEKKWITREEYEEIGSRFVHWATDVSLYIKEKYQPDLLMFYTPQIDYESHHFLLTDPRQPGYSEENSKRHSKYIEWAYKLADNVVGQTMDSLSEEDHLLVVSDHGMEPVHTILAPNTLLKEAGLLKTDKKGKVDEENSKAMAVASGSAAQIYLNENLTKREKEKAADQVVKLFSEYKIKPKFKTKILKGYLGEAGGFLAEGKFSQFNQTAKQFSNYLFRKQEKPYQIAYDNNKENKHPNQGDILLLGASGYMMGSSLTGPQMPAIELGSHGGNPDRKELKAVFFAQGPSFKSNSGIGSITTLDIAPTVYKLLEIPAPDFLEGEVLKDAF